In the genome of Lactuca sativa cultivar Salinas chromosome 3, Lsat_Salinas_v11, whole genome shotgun sequence, the window TAATTTCCACTAAGAACCCTACCTATAACAAATTTGGATATCAAAGCCAAATACTACCTTAATGTTGTCTACGGCAGGCCAATCCTAACGGGATTGGCGGGTCAGAAAATGACCCAtttacaatttgatcaaataccCATTTATTGGCTGCTTGGGTGTAATGTACGCCATCCCAATTTATCGCAGTCGTTGGATCTGCACAAGCTTTACCCACCAAGATTTCCGTACCATTGATTTTGATCTTCCCACCACAACCAATATGCACATTGTAGTTGTACTTTCCTCCATGACCACAACAAGCTCTCAATGCATGtttaaaccctaaatttcaaacaAACATACAAGTCTTTAAATCACATGAACAAAACACTTTCTTGTACCTTATTTGCAAATAATGCAAGATTTATCTTAAATTAAAGAATTGAATAAAATCACTCACGTAGGTGATTGATGCTTTGGGTAATGAGTGCATATTTGACTGAATAGATATCGACGTAGGTGATTGCTGCTTTTGGTAGATGCTCACGTAGTTGATCTACAGTTTGTTTTAACCGAAGGTTAAAATACCGAGCAAGTTCGTTAAATGGGCCCACACATCCATATTTGTCCACTTGTCCAGTTGTGACTGGTTGACGATCGAGGACGTATGGTAGACACCCAAATGGACCAGTATTGTGTATCCAAAATGCTCTTCCTCCTTGATTATAGATATCctaataaaaaaactaaattcGTTACAAAATGTaataataaacatattatatGATCATAATATTTGTTTCTGAAATGGTTCATATATATTATATACGAAAATTAAAAGGGAAACACTCACCTTGATCACAGTTTTGAATTGACCTAATATATCTGGTACGGACTCCCTAACTTGCCTAAGAGATAAGTTTTGGAATAAGCCAGCAGTCAAATCATTTTGCCCGATATCAAATGTATACAAAGCACGTGAAAAGTCTTCAGATTTGGGCATCAAACGCTTAAATACTTCATCAACTACACAATGAAATTTATAAATCACACAAATGCTTATAAATATGATTACTAGATATCATAATAATATGAAAAATGTTACCTTTTTTGGTGCGAAAATTTTGTACCCTACGATGGAAATCATTAAATTGATACCATTGAACATTTAGAGAAAAAGGACTGAACCCACTTTGGTGGAGGGTTTGGTTTTGTGGCCTAATGGTCGAACCAGCTGTGGCAAAATTGGCTCCTTGGGTGAAGTTCGAGCCAAGTGCATCTAAGTATGCACTCAAGTATGGCAGCTCGAAGCTTTCAGctgcaaaatttaaaaaaaaaaaacattaattgcTAGATAATGTTTTAAGAATTATACAAATGTACATTTTATCTTAGAATTAATATAAAGTTTATATTAATGAATATGGTGAACTAGTTAAATTGAAAGGtcatatataattttatttatggtAAATACACATCatcaaatatataatataatttcattaatttatttatcatACCATATTTTTCTTTTACAGATTTTTACTGGGAAAAACAATTCATTTCTAACAGTTCTCATTGTTATGATACAGAAAAAAATAGaagtataaaacatttataaaagaaATATAATCTATAATTATAACTTAGTAGATctttcatatataaaatattttattaaaaaacaaaaaagtatTGTTATGCCATTCAGTCACGTGCAGCTCCAATTATACGATTTTGGACACGAGTTAGGGACACCATTAATCGTCTGTCACGTGAATAGAATATAGTCGTGTTTTCAGGTCATATAAAAATAAATCTTTTGTACAATTAAACGACTTTTTCTATCGCGAGATAATCATCATTATTGAAAAAATCATGAAACTAGCCACATAGAGAAAATCCAAAAAGTTCATTTTACTattgataaataattaaatatggtAAATATTGTTATCTATAATTATAATACTACCCTTTATgtcattttaattttaatgattATCCAATAAATACATCAATTTTCTGATTTCAACCAAGTAACTAATGGATCATACAAAATTTACCCAAGAAATATCTTATTGAATATGCAAAAGAAAGAGATTTGTATAATAAATACCTATAAAATCGATAATAAGCCGGCCATCACAGTACCTACCGGCCGGACCATGGAAAAAGGACTCTCCGTGGGGTGGTCCGGCCTGCCCAAACGCCGCCGATAAGCCACCAGTGTCGGAATTCGAGTCTCCAAAGTTGAAGATCGCCGGAAAATCACATGGGTGTTTACTGGCAATGGCACCGACAACTGAGTTCCTCAACAGAACCACTAAAAACAACATAAAAGCTTCTGCCGGAAGATTCCTCCGGAGGCGGAGCTCCATGACTGACTAAGAGATAGAGAAAACGGTGAGGGGGGAGAAATTGGTAGGAAAACGAAGAAGATAATGTGTCAGTAAAAACTAACCCATTACATGTGCATCATGGGCTTTATGCCATTTGCATATAGTAAGGAATTACCAAAATGGGTCTTTCGAAAGTGGTGGGTTTCATGGGCAAGGAATAAAAAGAAGCAAGATTAAGGGGTATTTATGTCTTTTCGAGAGTAAAACAGGATGATATGAGCTTCAAAACTGTCGTCTTGGCTAAATATAGGTTTACAAAACGATATCCCACTTTCTGTTTGAGactaaaactataaaaataatgatttatatgttttcaaGGAAAAGATTTTGTTACATCTTTTTTTAGTATTATTTAACTATAAATATAATGAAAAACTGTACCCAAACCTAAGATGTAATGTAATTTAAAGCTCGAAGAAAAAAGATCAAGTTTAATAACATGGGTTGAATTGTCTACTTTTATAAGTACGGATTTTTTTTATAGCTTTTATAGCAACATATTTTATAGAACTTTATGTTTGTTGCAATGCATAGCTTGAAACTTTAAAAAAAGATATATTTTTATAGAGATAAAAACTAATACTCAAATATGTTGCTATTTTATGCATTTAACACAAAAGAACATTGATAAATCGCACTGAAAACTGGTTAATTGCACAAAATAAAGTCCCTTTTAATATATTTTTGTCTAATCTTGATTTTGTTCATCTAAACTAAGTTTTGCACAACAAAGTTGGGTGGTTGGGTATGTTGATGGGGATGAGAGTTGTGAAATAGGATAATACAAATTATCAAATGCATGAAGTTATATTGAATAGTAATCTTATTTAATAACTCTTTAATTGAGATTTAGCtaacaaaataatattgttaTGTCGTGTTTTTGTATTAGTCGGGCCGAACTTAACATAAACTGTTTACTTTGACTCTTTGAGTCTTTGATGTTGTAAAATGGGATAAGATGTGTACAATACAAATTTAATCTCATTTTTCTATTgtttataacattatacttttatctTTAGGTTAATAAATTCCATAAACATTCATGTTTATAGTTATCTATGACCTGgaattaaaaaatatatgtttaaaattatGGTGCCATTTTACGTATCTAACACAAAAGCATATGTTTATGGCAACATATATCTTTTTAACTAAACTGAGTTTTACACATATCTCCGACAAAGGTGGGTGGTTGGATAGGGTGATCCGGATGAGAGTTTTAAAATTGTATAATACAAGTTATCAAATGCATGAATAGTGTTGAAAAGTAATAATATACAAAACTACAATTtgaaataaattttgaaattttctaAGGAAGGAAATATGTTTGAACTTTGGACCGGTTCTCATTGGATAATCAATCTGCTAAAATTAAAATTCATGAAATGATGTATAGTTCTTTTATCATTTTTTGGTATTAGCCCGTCCGAACTCGACATAAGACCCTAAGTCTTTCATTATTTTAATCTTTCATTCAATATTAACGACACATCATTTCACAACCTTTTCCTTCAAAGAAATACTCATATTAACATTTCAccaaattttattaatttttaatagtGATATTTGAATATGAGAGATTCGATGAGTTTAGGTCATTAGTATAATAAGTTGTTGTAAGACCTGTAAAAACaaatttatgcttatgttttctgtatcagttatgacatctaAGCTTTTAAGTAGTAATGAAAAACGTTTCTCTGGAAATGACTTGATATTAATATGATCTCACATCAAAAtaatgttttgggacaaattctaaATTAATGTATTCTTTTTAAAAGATACTCtattttaaataaacataaagAAAAAGCTTTTAATTAGTCGTATAATTGAGGATGTCACATCGGTTATCAAAGAATTTAATCGACTAATAGAGGTTGGAAAGATTACGGGCAATGACATGAAATGGTGTACAGGATATCTACATAAATTGTTATGTAGAATAGATGAAATTAATGGTCAATAGAATCAACGATCATGTTTAAAAGTGGTGTGCTTGAATACATGTTGGATGATTTGGAGATTGAGAATCATGGACACTTTTTGATCCTCCTAGAcgctttattttttatattagtgCCGTGTATTTGTTTAATTGGGTAGTAAATAAAAGTGTCAAACTTAAGCTTAATTGAATTGTTTTTGTGCAAAACATTGGAGCCATTATTTCGTTGTAATTGCCTTTTTTATTTTATAGCATTTTGGTAAACTCAAAAAATTAAGCCGTTATAAAATACTTAGGTTGTGAATGGTTTTGCACAATTCTAGCTAAAAAAATCAGTTAACCCTAAAACGTTACAAAATAAAAGTATAAATCTTAAAAATGTTGTATATTTATAGTAGGTATAATTTCTTTGTTTTTTAAACATTAATCATAGATTATAAATAAGGTCAAAATATCTCTTGTAAATGTAATTATGGTTTAAATGGGTACAAGATGCACTTTATTTAAATATGTCAAAACTACAATGATGGTAgctaaaaatttaatttaaaccAACCCAAGGGTTGGCCTAACGAATGCACTGTTAACTAAAATTTAgaattatggaattagggttggattTGTGTGTCTAATTGAACAGGTTGGAACATAATACACACAAATCTTAGTGGATCCGTACCTACACTGATTCCAGAAACAACACTGATGTCGATCTCTTTCATCAGCCTCAACCGACCGCCTCAACTGGTCAACTAAAGCAATCAAGCAGCTCCCGTCGTTGATTTTTGTTCGGTTGGTAAACAATCCCGATACACCTAAAATTGAAAAATCCAAGCACTTGTTGAGGTAGTTACCTGGAAAGATTAGAATTAACAGTGAACGGTCCATCATGTAAGAACGAAAATAACAAATGGTTTGTTGCCTCTGGAGTATTCGACATATGACAGGACTTTGGAAGAAGCTGGTAGCATGAGTGGGCCGGAGATGAAGCAGTGGAGAAATCAATTGATTACTTGAATGCTTTTGGGAGCGGCTAACCAATTTAGGGAAATTAGAATGCGAATGTTTACCTTTGATTTGGAATTGTCGATTCCATGCATACGATTGCGATGAACAGCAACGTCAAGCCCATCCCCCTAAATCAAACCCTAGAACCCATCGACTGAAGCGGTAGAAGAGAAAGAAGATGAAAATGGAAGGGAGGATAAAGATCTTATTTCCGAAGCGTTCGTCACCAACAGGAGGAATAAGATCAGGCAGAGCCTGGGTAACAGTGGTTCGTCGTAAGGAAGAGGAGTCGGCTTGAGAGACAATTAGAGCAAAAGGCAGAGAAGAATGTAGAACGGTGGATTATAGAATGGGAGGCGGTGGAAACATAGAAAAAAGTGTCATGGGGGTGGTGAGTTGTCTGAGGACTGAGGAGATAACACGTAGTAGTGTGCCCTGGCCTTCACGTGAAACCACTCTCTTAAAGAATGGAAAAGGACAAAAAGAAGTCGAAAAGAAACCCATAAAaccaaaaggaaaaaagaaaaaaaatctccACCAATCACAAAAGAGTACTATCCATCTTGTACTTtaaaattagtatatatataaataaattggagtaaaaaaatataataaatctaGGATACTCACAAAGGTGGCTAAAGTAAAACATGAGCCATTTCCGAAATCCCTAAAGCTTGTTTTATGTATTTTAAGGTCGGGCGTGTTCGGTAAAATTAGCTGGTAGTGGGTAGCTTGTAGCTTTTAGAATTTTGTTAAACGCTGCATGAAATAACATTTTGATTtgaagcgttttgtttaaactaaacgctaaaAGCTTGTAGTGTCAAATAAGACTTTATGTTCAaaacggagcgttttgttaaacgctagaaGCAAGAAGCTCTCAAATGCTCCCACACGCTCTGTGCCGAACACGCCCATTGTAAGATTGGATCGACATTAGAAGATCCAATAAAAATGGATTAGTTTTCAAATTTATTTACAATGTTTTGTCTGTGCAAGACCAATTAAATTTAATATGGATTAAAACATCTATGATGAAATTAACTCTAATTTTTTAAGCATGAAACATAATTTTTATTGCTGCAAActacaaaaattagaaaaaaaaaacacacaaaaatggaaAATTGGACAAGATAATTGTGATTATATACAAATAAAGACATAAGATCATAAAGAGAATAACATAAGTGTCATGATATTATGGTTAATTTAAGATGATAAGGTGATACTAAGTGAGTCTTTTTGCCTCTTATATGAACGAAGTTTTAAGGTTCCATTAGGATTGTATCGTGTTAAAATCAAAATATCCTCTAGTTGGGACCTTAAGGTCGCAATATACATCTTGTTTCAGATAGATACTATTGTGTATTAATAACCTCTGTTGTATGTATTAAATTTTGGTTTTTAATGTTACTTTATTAAAGTTTATGCTTTGATATGGAATTTTAAATGactaaattgcaaaaatggtccatgtggttgatAAATTTATGTGATTTTGATCCAAAAAGCTTTGTTGTTGTGCCAATGGTCCAAAATTGGATCTTTTTATAGCTTTTGGTCCCTCACACCAACATTCGTACAAATATGTCGTTACCTGCAATAAAGAcaagggtattttcgtctttcCACATATATGTCATCGATTAGCGCCATTTTGATGTACATACATACGTCTGAGTTAATGACCTTTCACTCTTTCCCCACTAAATCCTTTCTTAATCAAAAAAATCCTAATCGTTACTTAATATCCTGCATTTGGTCATTTCAttaaatcgaaagttcgttagtTGAGTATGCTCAAAATGTGGGATATTAAGGCAAGAAATAGGGGTTTTGATGCAATTCGAATTTACAGTAATGTACTCTTTTCTTATACATTCATTTGAAAAGAATAAAAAGCTTTTATAATCTGTataaagtaatgttttttttGGTTTGGTTCATTATTTTTTACTGAAGGATATCCCACCATATTCACCATTGAGCTCTATCATGGAGGGAGGTTCACAAAATTCCTAGGGATAAGATACATTGAATGCAAGAAGCAGTCAATGGATGAATGGAGGTGGCAATCAAGGAGGGAATGGAGATGGCATTCATGGCAAGAGTCAGtgtgtttaaaaacttatattatGGTTTGTAACTACTTTGTTGTCATTACTTATGTTTATATGTAATTGGATGTCTTTTGGATGTAATGGTTGAACACATTTGTCATGATTGTATTTTGGTCCTTTAGCTCTTTTGGCCATGAATTTAATATCAAACTTTTGTGATTGTAAAAGAATGATATTTCTGGTGTATTTTTGATGGTTTTAAGAGGACCACATTGATGTTTATTAGTTATGTTTCGTAAGAACATGTTTAATGGTTTTTGTAGGCTTTGATGAGTTTGTTATGAAACAACCAATACACATGAAAATTAGGCTATGAATACATTACATTGTCATTGAAACCATGCAAGGGGTAAACGTTTATGAAGTTGTCCAAAATAACCCTAATTCAATATTACAATatcaaataataaaaaacaacCACATTCCCCTATTATAATATCATAATCCAAAAACACCCACAATTCCATAGAACAACATGGGTCCCTAattcctaaaccctaattgaaaaaCATCCAAACTACCACAAAAGTACCCAACTTGTAAACAAACAAATTTTAGTTAACATTGTTGATGTTTCTCAATAATCCGGGTATTATCACCATAGATCTTGCACACATTGGAGGATCAGTCCATCTTATGAATCTTCATTTGGAACCCTTCaagagaaaaaaaacaaaaaaaatgaggGTAAAATACCAAAATGGAACACTTACCTGGCATGAATGAAACTTCGACCAAGGTTTCTTGATGTCCAGGAGGTACGAACCACTGCAACCCTGCCATATAAACACACCACCATTTCGATTGTTGATGTCTAAGAAATTTTGAACACAAAGGGTGAGTAGGGAAGAAGATAAAGCTCATGTAGGTTGAAGATAGAAGAGTGAGGTATGTACCTACTATATTTATTTTAAACAAGGTTGAAAAATCGGTCCCTATGGGCGGAAAGACGAAAATACCCTCGTCTTTATTGCAGGTAATAGTAGATTTGGACGGAAGGTAGTGTGAGGGATCAAAAGCAATAAAAAGATCCAATTTTAGACCATTAGTGCACTAACAAAATTTTTTGGACAAAATCCACAAAATTTTGTTAGCCACAGGGattgtttttataattttgtcAATTTTAAATCGAAGACGGTGACATGTACGCCTCGTtcccgagtttaacaaaagaaaagaagaaaagagaaaATAAGGTCacaagagaaaagaagagaaaataacggaaaacaaaattttcttttgtgttcccgagtttgagagaaatggaaggaaaatgaatcattttgttctttctttctaAATCCttccaaatcggaaggaaagttaggagggtAAATGATCCTCCCATTTCTCTCCACTTCCTTCCACTTCCCTCCTTTAATGAAACTTGGGAAcactaatttcttttattttcttttcatttccactcattttttttttcctttctctcgttaagttgaactcggTAATGGGGTGGTAAGAAACTAAGGATAGACAACTACAATTTAGCATAAAGTCATTTTCAGAAAATGAAATTTAATTGCATACAGAATATATACATAGTAAATGTTCACAACCACTACTATGCACATATATTATTGCAATTGAATAACTTTTTTAAAGATGTGGTCCACCAACTAATGCTCTatgtttaaaattaaattaagtGCTAACAGTTCAATATATAAATGAACTTAGGTAGAAAAATAGGTGAACATGAAGTTATTTGGATTAAAATCGAACATAAAAGAACGACCTGAAATTAACTTGTATGAAACattaaatttaaaagtttaacaCTTGAAGGCTGAGAACGTAAAATTTTGATATGATGCATGAACATCTTTGTAGAAcattctttttgtttttcttcaTGTTAAAACTTAGAGCCCATTATTTTTCcatttagcccaataagctaaTATATTGTATATTaaatagaaaaacaaacaatCATAAGCTTAATCGTGAAAAGAAACACCAACAAAACTTATTTGGTGTATATATAATATTCTGAACtttttatgttatatgtatacataatatatacatAATTTAACTCTAATgtataaaattattttatttgtaatcaatgaatttttatttatagaaataaaatattaaatacaaTAAAAGTTCATCAAAGCCAATATAAGTTACAACACAAATGatattttacaaaataaaatcatattttaattatgATGAAAAATCATATCATTATAATCTATAAGTTATGGAAATAAAACCacgatgaaaaaaaaaatgttgataACGAGTAAATATTAACAAAATGTAAGAAGTTATATTCCTTAAGCAACATTCATTTCATTTCATCAAACGATACACTCTTGTTTTCTTTATTCGTtaactaggtgtgaaacccgtgtattacacgggttgatttaaaaaaattaaacattaaagtgtaaacataaaatattttttaatgtataactttaaaataaagaatatacatatttattgcaatttaatatcatatatatcatatttaatactttacatatataagaagatgactttaattttaaaaattgaaataaaccaaaaattgacaagtggataatatttatttctaaaatactacaaaatgacaagtgtcaaaattaatGAGAGGTTGACATAtgtcaaaaaaaccttcatttattaaagagGATATAGGGTTCAAGGTTGTGTTTGGGCTAATGGGTTTTTTTTCAAGTTCCAATCAATCCGAATCGACCTGAATTGCTATAGCCACCATCACCAACCCCACAATGGATTGGTATTTTATCCTATAAAATTTTCATCTTGGGTCTTGGCCATGAAGCCATGAACCCACCCATAAatgataaatgttttataaaaaaattaaatataatatgtggaaaccctaataaaAGCGCTTGGCATATATAATATTACACAAACAAGACAACAATTTATTTTAGGTTAATTACTATTTTAGACAAATTTTCTTAAAGCTCTTTTTGTATTCATCTATAGACGACAAACTTCAGGGCACTAACATAATAGCACCTAAAAGATGTCATTTCATCTGAAATGAAGAAACTACACCTTTATTctacatttaaaaaaatatatagtaGTATCTTTTAATCAAAAGTTAAATATTAAAAGGGCGAATATTCTTTTTACCAATGGGCCGAACGGGCTACTTTTGCTATTAGGCCCATTACGTGGGGCTTCTAAGTTTTACTTTCTCTCACTCTACTTTATtctttatattaattataaaattgaAGAAAATTTGAAATAGTCCAACAAATTATGTGTGTccgattaattagataatttatttatttatttatgttgaggTTCTTAAACAAATTTCTTTTGATTAACCGGCTATCACATGTTTATCACTTACgtcaatttttttatatttaattttgattactaaaacttttttttttggtacACGTACGTTCCTGCACCAAAAAAAAGTTAAGTTTCTTGGTTAGTATCTACTAaatgtgagacccgtatattatacaggttgattaaaacaaaatgttaatataaatgattaaatggaaaatttatttgaatttgaaatttaagataactgaaaattatgagaaaaaaacatgcaaaaaataaataaattaaaactaTATGTTTAGTTATCAAATTTGTGTACTAAACGggtaaattataacaaaatgctaaacacaaaggtttaaactgtaaatttatttgaaattgaaattaaaatttagaatttgaaattaatagtcattatggtaggtttaatttgtGGAAGttatattaatgatatattggaaataaaaaatgaagtaaatggcaagtggaaaataaatatatttcaaaataatgACAAAATGACAAGTGGCTAATTGAATGAAAGAATGATATGTGGCAAaaccattcttatttattaggatagattAACTAAATTTTCAAATCACCAATCAAACACCCCAAGTATCTATATACAATGTGAAATTCAAACCACAATTTATCACCTTTGACACCATGTACAATTAACACCATTAATGGTCATCTCTTTGACACTGATTATGGTTATTTTTGAACAAGTTTTCTATCATGGTGATGATTTTGTTAAATGCATATCTAATTTTCAGCCATTTCTCGTTAACGTTTCTTTTACAAAACACAATGGTTTAACCAATCAAAATCAGTTAAGCGAATCATATTTAAGGCCCTATTTGTGTATTCTATGTTATTGTGACAAAAATTACGATCTCTTGTcctacacaaaaaaaaaaaaaaaaaaaaaaaacgaatcaGCATTAGCATTTCATGAGTTTCTCTCTCTCACAACCAAAATTGTTTTTGATTTTGTACAATTCCAAAAACAATCATTAGAAGCTATACAGGTTGTGTAACAAAAAAACATAGTCACAAAGTAGTAACTCAGATCATAAAAGTAATCATATGCTCTTCacaacaaaaaaaattgtttgcaTACAATATAAAGTCTCTGCAAAACACAAACCTGAAATGGAACATAAAACAATCAGAAAAGTGGAGTTAAATGATTGTTTCTAgacataaaagaaaaaaaaacgaatATAAAAGTTAACATCAAGTCTTGTAAAGATAAAGtgagactaaatgaccattttacccttacactTCCACAAAACAAATTTCACATAATTCATCAATTTTGGCATGAGAGGAGTTGGgaggaaaaaaaaaagacaaatagGTAAAAAAGAAACAGCAATATGTATCATTAATTCAAAGAAATTAAGAAGTAAAAGAGAGAAAGATTATAATAAACAGATATCAAAATGCAAAATTTGGTTACCTGGATCAACTTGACTTTACACGGACCTCAATTATGTCATCATCTTCCATGTCAAGACTGCTTGGAGTATTTGAAGGGTCAATTTTGTCCCCATCAAAGGAAAACACTAAGCTTTCTACCTTACGATTTGCTTTCTCAGCATACATTTTGAAAAGCTTCTCAAATTTATCATCCTAAAAAAGTGAAAAAACAATGATGATGGGATTAATAATGTTCTTAATCATTTCATAAGGGGATTGAAAGTATTAGAAACATTCATGAATGATGATGTGATATTTTGTTACCATGTAGACACGAAACTGTTTCATGTCTTTTTTGTCTTGGATGGATATAACTATCTTTGGTCTTTCTACAGCAGGTTTTAATGGCTTCTCAATAGGAATAGGACTTTCAGAAGAAGAATCCATTGAGGCTTTAAGATCTCTTTTCACAGACTCTTCAACAGTTCTTAACATATCTTTAGCTGATTCAGTAAATGACATCAGCTCCTGTTTCTTCAGCCTACAAAAAGAACTTTAACTGattaaaaagaagaaaaaaacagCAAAAGTCTACATAAGGATAAAAAAATGTCTTTAAATATACCTCAACTCCTTTATAGTTGAATTCTCAGATAGCTTTTCCTTGTCAACAACCACCTTGGGTGGTGGTTCTAGCCAATCcaaatcatcatcatcaccaccaccattgaTATCAATTACTTTACTTGCATCTTGTACCTTCTCTACCTA includes:
- the LOC111907564 gene encoding alpha-L-fucosidase 3 isoform X1 produces the protein MGLTLLFIAIVCMESTIPNQSFFQSPVICRILQRQQTICYFRSYMMDRSLLILIFPGNYLNKCLDFSILGVSGLFTNRTKINDGSCLIALVDQLRRSVEADERDRHQCCFWNQFMELRLRRNLPAEAFMLFLVVLLRNSVVGAIASKHPCDFPAIFNFGDSNSDTGGLSAAFGQAGPPHGESFFHGPAGRYCDGRLIIDFIAESFELPYLSAYLDALGSNFTQGANFATAGSTIRPQNQTLHQSGFSPFSLNVQWYQFNDFHRRVQNFRTKKVDEVFKRLMPKSEDFSRALYTFDIGQNDLTAGLFQNLSLRQVRESVPDILGQFKTVIKDIYNQGGRAFWIHNTGPFGCLPYVLDRQPVTTGQVDKYGCVGPFNELARYFNLRLKQTVDQLREHLPKAAITYVDIYSVKYALITQSINHLRFKHALRACCGHGGKYNYNVHIGCGGKIKINGTEILVGKACADPTTAINWDGVHYTQAANKWVFDQIVNGSFSDPPIPLGLACRRQH
- the LOC111907564 gene encoding alpha-L-fucosidase 3 isoform X3 — protein: MKEIDISVVSGISVVMELRLRRNLPAEAFMLFLVVLLRNSVVGAIASKHPCDFPAIFNFGDSNSDTGGLSAAFGQAGPPHGESFFHGPAGRYCDGRLIIDFIAESFELPYLSAYLDALGSNFTQGANFATAGSTIRPQNQTLHQSGFSPFSLNVQWYQFNDFHRRVQNFRTKKVDEVFKRLMPKSEDFSRALYTFDIGQNDLTAGLFQNLSLRQVRESVPDILGQFKTVIKDIYNQGGRAFWIHNTGPFGCLPYVLDRQPVTTGQVDKYGCVGPFNELARYFNLRLKQTVDQLREHLPKAAITYVDIYSVKYALITQSINHLRFKHALRACCGHGGKYNYNVHIGCGGKIKINGTEILVGKACADPTTAINWDGVHYTQAANKWVFDQIVNGSFSDPPIPLGLACRRQH
- the LOC111907564 gene encoding GDSL esterase/lipase At3g26430 isoform X6, whose translation is MKEIDISVVSGISVAESFELPYLSAYLDALGSNFTQGANFATAGSTIRPQNQTLHQSGFSPFSLNVQWYQFNDFHRRVQNFRTKKVDEVFKRLMPKSEDFSRALYTFDIGQNDLTAGLFQNLSLRQVRESVPDILGQFKTVIKDIYNQGGRAFWIHNTGPFGCLPYVLDRQPVTTGQVDKYGCVGPFNELARYFNLRLKQTVDQLREHLPKAAITYVDIYSVKYALITQSINHLRFKHALRACCGHGGKYNYNVHIGCGGKIKINGTEILVGKACADPTTAINWDGVHYTQAANKWVFDQIVNGSFSDPPIPLGLACRRQH
- the LOC111907564 gene encoding alpha-L-fucosidase 3 isoform X5 → MELRLRRNLPAEAFMLFLVVLLRNSVVGAIASKHPCDFPAIFNFGDSNSDTGGLSAAFGQAGPPHGESFFHGPAGRYCDGRLIIDFIAESFELPYLSAYLDALGSNFTQGANFATAGSTIRPQNQTLHQSGFSPFSLNVQWYQFNDFHRRVQNFRTKKVDEVFKRLMPKSEDFSRALYTFDIGQNDLTAGLFQNLSLRQVRESVPDILGQFKTVIKDIYNQGGRAFWIHNTGPFGCLPYVLDRQPVTTGQVDKYGCVGPFNELARYFNLRLKQTVDQLREHLPKAAITYVDIYSVKYALITQSINHLRFKHALRACCGHGGKYNYNVHIGCGGKIKINGTEILVGKACADPTTAINWDGVHYTQAANKWVFDQIVNGSFSDPPIPLGLACRRQH
- the LOC111907564 gene encoding GDSL esterase/lipase At3g26430 isoform X2, with protein sequence MGLTLLFIAIVCMESTIPNQSFFQSPVICRILQRQQTICYFRSYMMDRSLLILIFPGNYLNKCLDFSILGVSGLFTNRTKINDGSCLIALVDQLRRSVEADERDRHQCCFWNQSESFELPYLSAYLDALGSNFTQGANFATAGSTIRPQNQTLHQSGFSPFSLNVQWYQFNDFHRRVQNFRTKKVDEVFKRLMPKSEDFSRALYTFDIGQNDLTAGLFQNLSLRQVRESVPDILGQFKTVIKDIYNQGGRAFWIHNTGPFGCLPYVLDRQPVTTGQVDKYGCVGPFNELARYFNLRLKQTVDQLREHLPKAAITYVDIYSVKYALITQSINHLRFKHALRACCGHGGKYNYNVHIGCGGKIKINGTEILVGKACADPTTAINWDGVHYTQAANKWVFDQIVNGSFSDPPIPLGLACRRQH
- the LOC111907564 gene encoding alpha-L-fucosidase 3 isoform X4, with the translated sequence MKEIDISVVSGISSVMELRLRRNLPAEAFMLFLVVLLRNSVVGAIASKHPCDFPAIFNFGDSNSDTGGLSAAFGQAGPPHGESFFHGPAGRYCDGRLIIDFIAESFELPYLSAYLDALGSNFTQGANFATAGSTIRPQNQTLHQSGFSPFSLNVQWYQFNDFHRRVQNFRTKKVDEVFKRLMPKSEDFSRALYTFDIGQNDLTAGLFQNLSLRQVRESVPDILGQFKTVIKDIYNQGGRAFWIHNTGPFGCLPYVLDRQPVTTGQVDKYGCVGPFNELARYFNLRLKQTVDQLREHLPKAAITYVDIYSVKYALITQSINHLRFKHALRACCGHGGKYNYNVHIGCGGKIKINGTEILVGKACADPTTAINWDGVHYTQAANKWVFDQIVNGSFSDPPIPLGLACRRQH